From the Oxalobacter vibrioformis genome, the window ACCGGCAAAATGAGCCGCAACACCGGCGATATCCTCAGCCGTCATGGCCTGAACCGTGGCACCTGATGTGGTTTGCATGGCAGAAGCCCCCAAACGCGGGCCACCGCTCTCAATATGGCCTGCATGCACACCACAATGGCTTATCTGCACGACCAGGCGGCTTTTACTGGCATGAACCTGCTCGACTATCTGGCGTAATCCGGGGACAAACTGATCGTCATACGCCCTGATCATCTGCGCATTAATGGGCGAATTGGCATCAACCGCGACCATGCCGGTGATGATGATGCCCACGCCGCCTTTTGCCAGGGTTTCGTATATCCGGGCATATTCCGGATTGTAATCCCCCTTTGCATGATGTGAAAACTCAAACGTGGCGCTCCGGACGATGCGGTTTTGCGTGGCAATGCCGCCAAGACTGATCGGGTCATGCAGGGTTTTCATCGTTTTCTCCTCATATTCAAAGTTGGTCAAAAGCAGCCAGCATTTCCATAATCTGCTGGTGGTCTTTTCCCAGCTTGTGGCGGATATTTTCCTGTGCCGCTTTCCAGAGCAGCGTGCCTTGGGCAAGCGTATTCCTGCCGTTTTCCGTCAGATGCAACCGACGGCTGCGGCTGTTTTTCGGAGCACCGTCAGCGATACAGCCTGCCTTGATGAGGGGCTTCAGTGTACGAACCAGTGTGCTTTTTTCCAAGCTGACAGCCTCAGCCAGTTGGCCGGTGCCGCATCCTTGAATCCGGTTTAGCGCAACCAGCAGGGAAAACTGGTTTGCTGTCAGTCCGGTTGCTGCCAGCACCTCAGCGTAATAGCCGGTGATCCGGTTTGCTGCCCGCCGCATTCGTATGCAGTAGCATGGGCTGACGGTTGTCTCTTCTGCCGGATTCATGCCTTGCCTCCTTCAAATGATGTATATACACCATATGATAAATTATACAGGCTTGTCAACATGCTAAAGCGGGAAAATACCGAAATAAGCGCGGGATATAAAATTAATAAATTAAATTAAAAAGCGATTTTATTTACTTGTTTTATTTAAAATTTAAATAAAACGCATGCGCGTATCATTATCCGCAACCTTCATTAATCATCTTTGCGGCTTTGCACGCGTTCGATTACGAGCAGCAGCCCGATACCGGCTCCCATAATGGCTGCCGTAATGACCAGAATGGATGAGTAACTGCCTGTGGCTGTTACCAGATAGCCCGTGATCGCCGGGGCGATAATCTGGGCCACACCGTAACTCAGGGTCAGTTTTGCCATGGCTCTGGCCGGGTCATTCGGGTAGATACGGCCCACAATAGCCAGTGTCAGGCTGACAATGCCCATCCATGCGCTCATCAGAATGGCGCTGGCAAAACCGGCCCATGCCGAATCACTGAATACCGGCAGCAAAATGGAAACCGTCTGTACGATGAAGGCATAAATCAGCGTCCGGTTTTCTCCCAGGCGGCCCGCTACCTTGTCCCAGATAGTGCAGGCAGGTGCCGCGGCAGCCCCCACAACGATCCAGACCATGCTTCCCCTCCCCTCAAAAAACGGGGATGCCTCAAGAATGGAAACGATGTAGGTGGCGGAAATGACAAAGCCGAAACCGGCACAGAAATACATCAGGTTAAACAGGATCGACCATGTCCTGTCCGGCACAGGGTACTGCACCTGCCTTGATGAAAAGACGATTGCTTCCGGCTGCGGCATGAACAGCCAGGCAGGAACGAAGAAAAAGAGTCCCAGAACTGCCAGGCCGATCCACTGCTGATCCCAGGTGAGCCGTCCCGACATCCAGCCAACCGCAATGCCGGATACCACAATACCGAGACCCAGCCCGATAAGGTGAACCCCCAGTTGCGGCTTGAATCCTTTTCGCAGCAGCCAGTTCATTACGAGCCCGGAAGCCAGCAGAAGACCGGCAATGCTGGAAATCCCCGACAGGTATCGCAGGACAAGCCAGATAACCACATTGGTGGTAAATCCCATCGAAAATGTCGTGACAAGCGCTGTAACGAGCCCGATGCGGTAAAGCGTGTATTTGAATCTCAGGTTGCTGCTCCATGCCGCCAGCAATGCCCCGCTCAGGTAACCGGCATAATTCAGGGCGGCCAGCCATCCGCCCTGAATGTCCGTCAGGGGGATTCCCGCAGCATGATCGGCAAGAGCGGCGTATAGGCAAAGCGAGCCAGCCCCACGCTTAAAATCAGGGCAAACAGGCCAGCGCAGATGACCTTGAAATATTCCGTTCTGGTGGGACGGGTAATGGCAATACCGGGTGTACTCATAAATGGCTTCTGGTTTTACTGATATCCAGTTTATTCAGTTTGAGCATGTCATGCTTTCGATAGTATGACAAATACTATCTATAAAACGACATATCGCAAAAACCATGAAAAAACGCCATGAATGAAACAGGCTCCGTATCCCTGAAATGAAGACATTTCCCTTCGGTGTTTCTTTACGATCTAACTGCCTCTAATCGATCAGCACGCTGAAGAAGCTGTCTGTACCGGCCAGGATGACGAAAGAATTGCGAATGAGCGGGGGAGTTGTCCTGGATATACAAAATGGCACTGTCCGTCTGAAAATACACAAAAAAGAAGGACAATCCGTCACCCTGAAGTTTTCGTCCGGAGACTATAAAAAGCTGACAGGCAAACTGGTGTCATCGGATCAGTGGGCCAACATCCGGTTAGACCAGATCACGATGCCTGATGGCGGGTGATCCTTGGGCGGGTGATTTTGAGGTGACGCTAACGCTCAGCCGGTAACACCGGTGAAAAGCAAAAAGCAGGACATCACTGTCCTGCTTTTTTATTAAAAATCAACCCGGTCATTGCGCATGAAAGAGCGGGGTGATCGCAAGGAAAAAGACGTTTTACCGGCTCAGGTCGACCACCACCCTGCCCTGCATATTGCCTTCCATGATCTTCTCGGCATAGGCAATCGATTCGTCAAGGCTGATCATGTTGCCGATCTGTTTGAGCTTGGCCGGGTCCAGATCCTGTGCCAGGCGCCGCCATGCCTCAATACGCTCTTCACGCGGGCACATCACACTGTCAACACCAGCCAGGGTAACGCCGCGCAGGATAAACGGGGCTACGGTAGACGGGAACTCCATCCCCCCGGCCAGGCCGCATGCGGCAATCACACCGCGGTATTTCATGGTGGCGCAGATATTGGCAAGGGTATGGCCGCCGACCACATCAATAGCGGCAGCCCAGCGCTCACGTCCAAGCGGACGGCCCGGGGAGTCAAATTCCGAACGCGGCAGGATTTCCCTGGCGCCAAGCCCGGAAAGGAAAAAGCCTCTTTCCGCGTCACGGCCGGAAACTGCCACCACCTCATAGCCCAGCTTGGACAGAATGGAAACGGCAATGCTGCCCACACCGCCGGATGCGCCTGTAACCACCACCTCGCCCTTGTCCGGTGTGATACCCAGTTGTTCAAGACGTATGATGCAAAGCATGGCCGTATAGCCGGCTGTGCCGATGGACATGGCCTGCAAGGGGGTGAATTCTTTTGGAAGCGGAATCAGCCACTCTCCTTTCAGACGGGTTTTTTCAGCCAGGCCGCCCCAGTGGTTTTCGCCAACACCCCAGCCATTCAAAATAACGGTGTCTCCGGGCTTATACAGCGGGTTTTCGGAGCTTTCCACCACACCAACCAGGTCAATACCGGGCACCATCGGAAAGCGACGTACAACAGGGCCTTTTCCGGTAATGGCGAGGGCATCCTTGTAGTTCAGGGTAGAAAAGATGTTTTTGACTACCACATCACCTTCTGGCAGCTGGTCTTCTGAAATTTCTTTCACAGCAGCACGGTAGCCTGAATCATCTTTTTCTATGAGTATGCCTCGAAACATCGCTTTCTCCTTATGGTGTCGATCAATCAATAAAAGTCAGACCTTTTTCAAGCCGTCAAAAAAGGTTTGGGTAAATAAATCAAGCGGTGCAACACTTTGTTCCAGCCCCGCCTGCAATACGGCACCTTCCCACCCTGTCCAGAAAAAAGCGGCCATCCGGACACAGTCCACATGCGGGGAAATTTCCCCGGCTTCCTGCGCGGCCAGCAGTACTGCCGCGACTCGCGCCTTCCAGTCAGCGAAAATGGCGGTAAGCCCTTCCCGGAAACTGTCGGGCAAAACCGGGATTTCCTGCCCGAGCTTGCCAACCAGGCAGCCGCGCCTGAACCGGTATTTTGCCATACCTTCCCTGGCATCTTCCACAAAAGCCTGCAGCCGTGCCATCGGGGTATTGGCCGTATGACTGAAATGCTTTTCCAGCTTGTGCGCAAAAAAATCGCCGTATTGCCGGATAAGCTCCAGCCCGAAAGCTTCCTTGCTCTTGAAGTAATAATAAAACGAGCCTTTGGGCACCCCGGCCTGTTTCAGTATCTCATCCAGCCCGGATGCCGAAAAGCCCTTCTCCGTGACAATCTCAAGACCGGTGCGCAACAGCAAATCGCGCGTTTGAAGCGGCTTGGGCTGTTTTGGCGGACGCCCTCTTCGTTTCGGCACGGGTGTGTCGTATTGCATAGCCATATATTAGACCGATCGTCTATAAAAAGTCAAACAGGTCATTGACACCCGATGAAGGCCTCTGGATTGAGGCTATACTGATACCTGACATCCAACCGGACAGATCCGCCATGAAACATCTCAACAAACGTGCGGCCTGTGGCGTATGGTGCCTGGCAGATACCACGACCCTGATAACCGATGATGCCGCCACTACCCGCATCCGTTATTCAACAGGCTATCCGGGGCTGGATGCGCTCATGAATGCGGAAAATCCGGGGCATACCGAGGGTGTTGAGCGGTTTTGTTCTGACAATGGAAAGGATTGCGACGAATATGAGTGGGAACGGGATGTCGGTTTTCGCATTACGCCGACGGTATCTCCAGGCGATGCTTCCACGATTCGATAGCGCCGGTTTCCAGTCTTCTTGCCAGTGTCTGCTTCCAGCTCTCTGAAAGCGTTTCTGTTTCCATGAGGCGCCGCCAGATGACAGGATCATGAGCGGGGGCGGCATGTTCATTGCCAAACATGATGAACATGGCTTCTTTGATGCTGATATTGCTGCCCTGTGCTGCCAGGGAAAAAGGCATGTCGTTGCTGACCATGCCGGTTTTCAATACCCGGTACAGCCATCCGCAACATGCCTGTTGCTGCATGATCAGGGCAAGCCCTGGCCAGTCAAGATGCATGTCAAGCCGGTAACAGGGGGAACGGGGCTGGCTTACCTGTATGAGTGCCTCGCCCCAACTGAAGATATCGCCAATATGGACATCACCTTCGTCAAAACCGGCAACAGACAGGTTTTCCCCGAATAAAGCCGGCTCAAAGCGGGCACTGTGTTCCGGAATACGTTTTTTCCACCAGTCATAATGCGCCGGGGGATACTGCAGCAAAGCACGATCCGGCCCGCCATGATGCCGCTTCATTTCCTGCTCATCGCTGGCAAGACCTGTAGGGGTGAGCATCAACGGCAGCATTATTTCTGATTTGCCGATAGCGCTTGTTAACCCGTTGGCATAGGTTTTTACCCTGCCGCTGAAAACCCGCAGTTTGCGCATGCCTTCCAGTTCCGTTTCAGTTTTTCCTGAAAAGCAGCGCACCGATAAACAGGCCGGCGACACCAGCGATTGCCAGGCTTTTCAAGGGGTGTTTCCTGACAAGGGATGCGGTTTTTTCAGCACAGGTGGTAATGCGCTCCGTCAAGGCCAGGCTATGCACGAAACAGGCTGCCTCATCCCCGTCTTCCTTTCCGCACAGGATACGGCATGGCGTCGGGAAGGCACCAAGCCCGCATGGCCCTTTTTCACTGGCACTGTTATCCAGGGATTCAATCCGGATAATCCGTGCGGTGTTTTCTTCAGTAGTGGATGTCATGTCTTTATTCTTTTCGAAGTTTTTCTTTTCCATCAATGCTTCACACTGGCCGGATGAAGCATGATTTCCATATCCGCCTGCGGCGAATTGCTGACCGGCTGGATGCCAAACTGCTCAACGAGCAACTGTAATACATTATCCGTCATAAATTGCGGCAAAGTCGGTCCCAGGCGAATGCCGCGAATACCCAGTGAAAGCAGCGTCAGCAAAATGGCGACCGCTTTTTGCTCGTACCAGGACAGCACAAGAGAAAGCGGCAGATCATTCACCTCGCAGCCAAAGGCATCCGCCAGCGCCTGTGCAATCAGGATAGCACTATAGGCATCATTGCACTGGCCGATATCCAGAAGACGAGGAATCCCTTCAATTTCTCCCAGATCACGATCAAAAAAGCGGAACTTCCCGCAGGCAAGCGTCAGGACCAACGTATCAGATGGCGCATTTTCCACAAACTCCGTGTAGTAATTGCGACCGGGCCTGGCGCCGTCACAGCCGCCCACCAGGAAAAAATGACGGATTGCCCCTGATTTTACCTTTTCCACAATGTTTTCAGCCAGTCCCAGGACGGCATGGTGCGCAAACCCTGTCATGACGCTTTTTTTGCGGAAAAGCCGAAGCCGCTTCTTCCGTATACCCTTCAAGCGCCAGTGCCCGTTCGATGACAGCGGAAAAATCGCCGTTTTTGACATAGGCAACACCAGGCCAGCCAACAAGACCTGTCGTAAAGACATTATTGATATAGTCCGGCCCGGGGCGCTGGATACAGTTGGTTGTAAACAGGATGGCGCCGGGAAAGCGCGGCATTTCTGTCTGCTGGTTTTGCCATGCCGTGCCAAAATGCCCTGCCAGATGGGCAAAGCGTTTCAGCTCAGGGTATCCATGTGCCGGCAGCATCTCGCCATGGGTATAGATATTGATGCCTTTTCCTTCCGTCTGCACCAGCAGGTCGTACAAATCCTTCAGGTCATGCCCCGTAACAAGGATGGCCTTTCCCGCCCTGGGAGACAGGGAGACACTGGCGGGTTCCGGATGTCTGTAAGTGCCCGTATTGGCCGTATCCAGCAGTTTCATAGCTGCCAGATTGCTTTTCCCGCATGCCATGACGGCATCAACCCATTCAGGGAGCGCCGGATTGGCGCCATCAAACCCCATTGCCAGCCCCTTGAACAGATCCAGATACAGCGCCTCATCTTCATGGCCCAGGATCGCAGCATGATCCACATAGGCGGCTACCCCTTTCAAGCCATATAACAGCGTCTGTGCCAGGGAATGGCAATCCGGGTCATCCGCCAGCTTTTGCGTTGATACCAGATTGGCCTGCCGGATCAACCCGGCCCGCTTGTCTGCCGGCTGGAAAACGCTGACAGGCAGCGATGAGGCGGAATCATGCGGCGACATCATCCGGTTTCTGCTTTCTGCCACCTCATGAAGTATGGCTGTCAGCGCCGCTGGATCGAAATTGACATTGGTGAGCGTGGAAAAAAGCGCACGGGCACAGAGCCGCCCGGCTTCCTTTATGTCATGGCCTTTTGCCGACGCGTCCAATCCGGCAACAGCCAGTCCCCTCAGGGTATACACGATCAAGTCCTGCAAAGTCGCCACTTCCGGGTTTTTCCCGCATACCCCTGCTGCAATGCAGCCCGTGACAGGCAGGGTTTGTTCACACTGGTTACAAAACATGATGGGTTCCTTTCTGTTTCATTGTCATCCAGCTTATCAATGCGGCAATGGCGTAAAAACCCCTATCGAAAGGGGGTCTTCTGCTGTTTTTTCCATAAAAATAGCCCATAACCTTGTCATGGGCTTTGCGGTAAGACGAGAAAGTGGCGTTTAGGTTTAGGCTTAGTCTAGTGCAGGGCCGCCGTTTCCCGTAATTGTCTTTCAGCCAGGTGATGGCCTGTGCGATCCGGTTGCTCTGGCTATCCAGCGTATTGACCATGCGCATGAAGCCGCCCTGCGGCCCGATCAGCATGCGGTAATGGATTTCCCGGATGATCATGGGCGAAAGCACAGGTATCTGGTCCGGCTTTTCCAGCAATTCCAGAAGCCGCAGGAAAGCATCGAGCACATCCGGATCGACTCGGGCAATGGAGATGTTTTTTTCATCTTCATCCGATTCCAGCCTCGTCTGGGGCAAAATCTCTGCCGCCAGCTGGGTGGCCAGGAATTTGTCCACATTCAGCGCCATCACCAGAAAAGGCTTTTCCGGTGACGCTTCATAAACATAAAATGGAGAGTATCGTATCTGTTGTTAAGGGGAACAAGTGGCCGCATTCTGCACCCACATGGGCGGGCTGGGGCAGTATTTTGCCCATTTTGAAAAACAGGCATCCCCTGCCTCGGTTCTGGAAGGAGTAGACATCTTCAAGCCAACACGCAGCAAGGCGGCAGCAACGGACGCGGAACTTGAAACATGGCTGGATAAATTGCTGCAATCATAGCCCAGAAAGCATCAGAAAATCGATGAAAAAAAAGGGAAGGAAAGGGATTCTTGCGCTGCTTGTCGCCGCAGGCACAATGATGCTGGGCGCATGCGCCATTATGAGCCAGAGCAAATTCGGCAGGCATCCGGAAGGAGAACATCTGGCGTTTGCCGAAAAGTCTCCGCACTATGTAGAGGGAGAGTTCAAAAATCTTACCCCTACCCCGATGTTTACGGATGACAGCACGGTTGTTTCCGTTTTGTTAAAGAGCCTTTTTACCAGCAAGGAAAGGCCAGTGCCCAAAGGCCCTGTCCCCTCCGCCAAGACCGATCTGCACGCCCTTTCCCGGGATAAAGACGTGGTTATCTGGCTGGGACATTCCTCCTATTACATGCAGCTTGGGGGCAAATGCATCCTCATCGACCCCGTACTGAGTCCCTACGCCAGCCCCTTTTCCTTTACCAACCGGGCATTTGAGGAAAGCAATGTCTATTCTCCTGAAGACATACCAGATATCGATTACCTGCTGATTTCGCATGACCACTGGGACCACCTCGATTATGAGACGGTGATGGCGCTAAAGCCGCGTGTCAAACGTGTCATCACCGGGCTGGGCGTCGGTTCTCACCTGGATTATTGGGGATATCCCAAGCACAAGATCCGTGAGGCGGACTGGTATACCGCGCTTGAGTTGGAAGACGGCATGCGCATCCACATCCTCCCGGCCCGCCATTTTTCCGGACGCGGACTCACACGCAACAAGACCCTCTGGGTGAGCTTTGCCCTGGAGTCGCCCGGCAGGCGGATTTACTTTAGCGGTGATACCGGCTATGGCCCCCATCTTGCCGAAATCGGCAACCGGTTTGACGGATTCGATCTTGCCATCCTGGAAAACGGCCAGTATGACAAACGCTGGGCAACCATCCACATGATGCCGGAAGAAACCGCGCAGGCGGCTGTTGAACTCAAGGCAAAGGCCCTGCTTCCCGCCCATTCGGGCAAATTTTCCATTTCATACCATGCCTGGGATGACCCTTTCATCCGGATAGCCAAAGCCAGCGAAGACAAGCCTTACCGGCTGCTGACGCCAGTGATCGGTGACAGGGTGGACCTTGAAGACGAAACCCAGCTTTTCCCATACTGGTGGGAAGGCATGGAATAACATCCCCCTTCGTGAGTCAATGGCAAGCCGGTCAAATTTCTTGCGCAATGCTGGAAAAAGCAGCTCACAAGGTTGAGATATCGCATATCGCGCCCTGGCATACTCAATATACTCATCCGGACATTATCAGGTTTCGTACTGCCGCTTCCGGATTCCTTTTTCCTCGCCCGTTATCTTGCTGCTAGCTTTTGTTTTATCCCAAAAGGCATCCTGAAGCATTTTACGTGTTGCAGCATCTCAAATAGCCTGTGTTGGCAGCTGTCGGAAACACTTGGAGAACGAATATGAAAAACATGAAAATTGGCTCCAGACTGATCCTGGGTTTTTTGGTTGTTATTGCGCTTCTGATCGGTATGGCAGGAACTGGCGTCTTTGAAATGCGCTTGATAAACCAGGGCATAGAAAACATGATGGAAAATACCATCAGTGTAGAACGCCGGGCACGTGAATGGGCAAGAGCCGCCGCGTCACAAGGCGCGACCGTTTGTGCACTGTCTTATGCGACCGAACCGGAAATGCTTCAGCATTTTGTCACCACATACCTCGGCTACCGTAAAGTCATCGACGATGAGATGAAATATATTTACGAATCCTCCCTCACAAAAGAAGAAGAAGACATGCTCAAGGATATCGAGGGAAAGCGCACCGCCTTCCGTGACGTCGCGATGACGCTGTTCAAGCTGAAAAACGTCAGCCCAACGGGAGAATTGCTTGGCGAGCACCCGCCTTTTTCAGAAGTAAAGGAACATCTCCTGACGAAAGTCATACCGGCAAGAGATGCCTATGTCAAAGCCGTCGATAATTTCCGCGACTTTGGAATCAAAAAATCGTACGAACAGGAAACAAGCATGTATGCGGGCTATCGCCGGGCGCTTATCATCATGATCGTTATTTCAATTGCTGCCGTTTTAGTCGCCCTCATCATGGCATGGCGGCTGACAGTTGGTATCACTCGTCCGCTTGATAACGCGCTGAAAGTGGCAGAGACGGTTGCCTCCGGTGATCTGACCAGCCATATCGAGGTCAGCAGCACGGATGAAACCGGGCGGCTCATGCAGGCGCTGAAAAACATGAATGAATGCCTGTTTGAAGCGATTGTCCAGGTGCGCCAGAGTGCAGAAACCATCGCCACCGCGTCTTCTGAAATTGCGTCAGGCAACCAGGATCTCTCTGCCCGGACCGAAGAGCAGGCCAGTTCACTTGAGCAAACCGCATCCAGCATGGAAGAGATTACCACCACAGTACGCCAGAATGGCGACAATGCAAAGCAGGCCAACCAGTTGGCCTCCCAGGCGGCGGAGGTGGCAACACGCGGTGGAGAAGCGGCAAGGCATGTCGCCCACACCATGAACGACATATCCGAATCCTCCAGCAAGATTGTCGACATCATCAGCGTGATCGATGGCATCGCTTTTCAGACCAATATCCTGGCCTTAAATGCCGCCGTGGAAGCTGCCCGTGCAGGCGAACAGGGACGAGGCTTTGCCGTGGTGGCAACCGAAGTGCGGAGTCTTGCCCAGCGCAGTGCGACAGCAGCACGCGAAATCAAGAATCTCATTGATGATTCTGTCCACAAGGTTTCGACCGGCACCGAGCTTGTCAATAACGCAGTCGACACCATGCTGGAGATCGGGGAAAGCATTACCCGGGTCAATGACATCATGAACGAAATTACCATAGCCACCCAGGAGCAGGTACAGGGTATTGAGCAGATAAACCTGGCTGTAAGCGAAATGGATACTACCGCGCAGCAGAATGCGGCACTGGTTGAAGAAGCTGCCGCTGCTGCGGAGAGCCTGCAGGATCAGGCCAAAACCCTTGTCGGCGTCGTAAACCTGTTTAATATTGGCGGCAAGCGCATGCATATTGACACGCATTCCTCCCATGCCAAAAAGAAAGCGGCTGCACCGGCCCGGCAGTTGAGTTCACCTCCCAAGAAAACATCCTCAGGCACACATTCTGATATCCCGGCCTCGGAAAACAGTGAGGATTGGGACGAATTCTGACTCCCCCCGGATCTACCAAAAAAACCGCCAGTACCTCATGAACTGACGGTTTTTTTGTGGAACCCATCGAAAAAACACCAGGGATCCTTATCAAGGATAAACTTTAATAACATATTGTTTTGCAATCAAAACGCATGTGAATTAATTTGGAGTAATCAAACCGTTTTCCCGGGGTAAAAAGCGGCAACACAGCATCCACACAGAATTTCCCGCTGCTGATAAAGTCAGGGCATAAATAACAAACAGGCTGCCTGTTGTTCATAACCGGATGTTTTAAAAACCTGTTCCCCCGGCTCCCTTTGCCATCCGCATTGACTATCCTTCCCTCACCATCAATTGACAATGATTATCATTTGCATTGATAATTCCTTTTTGTATTACCGTTTTCCGACTCCCCTGATGCAGCAGATATCCCCCTTGTTTTTCCGTTCATTTCCCCGACGTGCAAAGGCGGCACTGGTAGCCAGTGTCCTCTGTTCTATGGCGCTTTTAGCCGGGTGCAAGCCATCTGACAAGCCGGCTGCCGCTGTTCCGGCAAATGGCACGATCCCAAAAACCGTCGTGGTGTTTGATCTCGCCTCCTTAGATACGCTTAAAGCGCTCGATGTGGAAATCACCGGCGTTCCCGCCTTTACTTACCCGCCTGCCCTGGCAGACTATTCCAGTGACCGGTACGAGAAAGTCGGCTCGCTGTTTGAGCCGGATTATGAAGCGGTCAATGCCCTGGCCCCCGATCTCATCATTGTGGGAGGCCGTTCGTCACCCAAATATGCCGATCTGGCCAAAATAGCGCCGACCATTGACCTGCCTGTCGATATCAAGCATTTCAAATCGAGCGTTTTTGCCAATATCCGGACACTGGCGCAGCGTTTCGGAAAAGTCACGCAAGCCGAAGCCAAAATCCAGGCGCTGGAAAAATCCATCGCAGAACTCAAAACGAAAACGGCTGATAAAGGAAAAGGTCTGCTGATTCTCACGACAGGTGGCCGGATCAGCGCTTATGGGTCCGGTTCCCGTTTTGGTGTCATACACGACGAATATGGAGTCTCTGCCGCTGCCCCCGGCATCAGTGAAGGAAACCATGGGCAGCCGGTGTCGTTTGAATTTATCCGGCAGGTTGATCCGGACTGGCTCTTTGTCGTGGACAGGGATGCCGCCATCGGCAAGAAAGGCGTATCGGCAAAACAGCTGCTGGATAATGAACTGATCAGGAATACCAGGGCATGGAAGAGAAACCAGGTGGTTTACCTTGATCCGGCCGGCTGGTATCTCATTGGCGGCGGCCTTGGCGCCATGCAGAAAAATGTGAATGACCTGCTGGAAACCTTCGAAGCAAAGCGCTAAAGCGCGTTGCGAGGGCAGTTGATGAAAAACGGGCTTCCAGGCAAAACGATCATCCTTTCCACAAAAAGCCGTACCGCCGTGGATAAATCATCCGAGCGGATTGCGGCCTCAAAGCGTGTCCTGCTGTTTCTGCTTGCCTGCCTTTTTGTCGCGGGTCTTGCCGTTGTCAGCCTCTTTGTCGGCGCCAGCGATGTCTCCCCTTCGGTCTTCTTTTCCTCAGGCAGCAGTCAGGCGCTGGAAGTGTTGATGATCAGCCGCATCCCGCGGACAATCGCCCTGTTGCTGGCGGGCATGTCCATGGCAGTTGCCGGCGCCATTATGCAGATGCTGGCACGTAACCGTTTTGTCGATCCTTCCACCACCGGCACGGTTGAATCAGCCACGCTAGGCATCCTTGTCATCATGCTGTTTGCGCCGGAAATGCCCGTCATGGGAAAAATGCTGTCCGCCTCGGTCTTTGCGCTTGCCGGCAGCGCCCTCTTCATGCTGGTTCTCAAGCGGATTCCCCTGCGTTCTCCCCTTATTTTGCCGCTTGTCGGTATCCTGCTTGGCCGGATCGTCAATGCAATTACCACTTTCATCGCCTACCGGTATGACTTTATCCAGTCCCTTTCCGCATGGACAACCGGAGATTTCTCAGGGGTACTGCGCGGCCGGTATGAGCTGCTCTGGCTCTCCTTTGCACTTAGCATAATCGCCTATATTGCCGC encodes:
- a CDS encoding AraC family transcriptional regulator, which encodes MRYSPFYVYEASPEKPFLVMALNVDKFLATQLAAEILPQTRLESDEDEKNISIARVDPDVLDAFLRLLELLEKPDQIPVLSPMIIREIHYRMLIGPQGGFMRMVNTLDSQSNRIAQAITWLKDNYGKRRPCTRLSLNLNATFSSYRKAHDKVMGYFYGKNSRRPPFDRGFYAIAALISWMTMKQKGTHHVL
- a CDS encoding MBL fold metallo-hydrolase, which produces MKKKGRKGILALLVAAGTMMLGACAIMSQSKFGRHPEGEHLAFAEKSPHYVEGEFKNLTPTPMFTDDSTVVSVLLKSLFTSKERPVPKGPVPSAKTDLHALSRDKDVVIWLGHSSYYMQLGGKCILIDPVLSPYASPFSFTNRAFEESNVYSPEDIPDIDYLLISHDHWDHLDYETVMALKPRVKRVITGLGVGSHLDYWGYPKHKIREADWYTALELEDGMRIHILPARHFSGRGLTRNKTLWVSFALESPGRRIYFSGDTGYGPHLAEIGNRFDGFDLAILENGQYDKRWATIHMMPEETAQAAVELKAKALLPAHSGKFSISYHAWDDPFIRIAKASEDKPYRLLTPVIGDRVDLEDETQLFPYWWEGME
- a CDS encoding methyl-accepting chemotaxis protein, which encodes MKNMKIGSRLILGFLVVIALLIGMAGTGVFEMRLINQGIENMMENTISVERRAREWARAAASQGATVCALSYATEPEMLQHFVTTYLGYRKVIDDEMKYIYESSLTKEEEDMLKDIEGKRTAFRDVAMTLFKLKNVSPTGELLGEHPPFSEVKEHLLTKVIPARDAYVKAVDNFRDFGIKKSYEQETSMYAGYRRALIIMIVISIAAVLVALIMAWRLTVGITRPLDNALKVAETVASGDLTSHIEVSSTDETGRLMQALKNMNECLFEAIVQVRQSAETIATASSEIASGNQDLSARTEEQASSLEQTASSMEEITTTVRQNGDNAKQANQLASQAAEVATRGGEAARHVAHTMNDISESSSKIVDIISVIDGIAFQTNILALNAAVEAARAGEQGRGFAVVATEVRSLAQRSATAAREIKNLIDDSVHKVSTGTELVNNAVDTMLEIGESITRVNDIMNEITIATQEQVQGIEQINLAVSEMDTTAQQNAALVEEAAAAAESLQDQAKTLVGVVNLFNIGGKRMHIDTHSSHAKKKAAAPARQLSSPPKKTSSGTHSDIPASENSEDWDEF
- a CDS encoding siderophore ABC transporter substrate-binding protein translates to MIIICIDNSFLYYRFPTPLMQQISPLFFRSFPRRAKAALVASVLCSMALLAGCKPSDKPAAAVPANGTIPKTVVVFDLASLDTLKALDVEITGVPAFTYPPALADYSSDRYEKVGSLFEPDYEAVNALAPDLIIVGGRSSPKYADLAKIAPTIDLPVDIKHFKSSVFANIRTLAQRFGKVTQAEAKIQALEKSIAELKTKTADKGKGLLILTTGGRISAYGSGSRFGVIHDEYGVSAAAPGISEGNHGQPVSFEFIRQVDPDWLFVVDRDAAIGKKGVSAKQLLDNELIRNTRAWKRNQVVYLDPAGWYLIGGGLGAMQKNVNDLLETFEAKR
- a CDS encoding ABC transporter permease → MKNGLPGKTIILSTKSRTAVDKSSERIAASKRVLLFLLACLFVAGLAVVSLFVGASDVSPSVFFSSGSSQALEVLMISRIPRTIALLLAGMSMAVAGAIMQMLARNRFVDPSTTGTVESATLGILVIMLFAPEMPVMGKMLSASVFALAGSALFMLVLKRIPLRSPLILPLVGILLGRIVNAITTFIAYRYDFIQSLSAWTTGDFSGVLRGRYELLWLSFALSIIAYIAADRFTVAGLGENFTTNLGLNYRRVLVFGLVIVSMVTASVVVTAGMLPFLGIIVVNVVSLLFGDNLRKTLPCIALFGGGLVLACDLLGRVIRYPYEIPVGALMGVMGGAVFLFIILKKRGGVQ